The sequence below is a genomic window from Candidatus Latescibacter sp..
TTTTTTTTACCCCCTTAAAAAGGGGGTCGCCGCTCAAGCGGCGGGGGGATCTTTATTCGCCGGGAAGAAGAAATCCCCCCTGCCTTTGGCATCCCCCCTTGTTAAGGGGGGAATATGAATCCAACTTTATTGCATTGACTTAGCACTAGTCAATGAGTGAGGTTTACGCATACGAATGCAGTCCTGATATCAGGTAGTTTACTCCAAACAGGGTAAACAGTGTAACGATAAACCCGATCACCGCAATCAAGGCTGTCGCCCGTCCTTTCCATCCTCTGACCACCCGGACATGGAGAAACAAGGCATATACAATCCAGGTAATCAGCGCCCAGGTTTCCTTGGGATCCCAACTCCAGTAATCGCCCCAGGCATATTTGGCCCAAACCGCCCCGAAAATGAGCGCCCCCAGTGTGAAGATGGGAAAACCGAACGCAATGGCGCGATAGGTCAGGGTATCGAGCGTCTCCAGGTCCGGGAACGTTCGCGCCGGGAACGAATCTTCTTTGGCGCGCTCCAGGATCAAATACATCAGCCCTGAGCCGAAAGCCACTGCGAATGCCGCCTCGCCGATGAACGAGAGCACCACATGCCAGACCAGCCACTGGCTTTGAAGAGCCGGAATGAGCGGCACAACCTCCTTGGAAGTTGAGGGCAGGGATGAGAAAGCCATGAGAAGAAAAACAACCGGGAGAATGAATACCCCGAAAACGCGGTTTTTTAATTTCCATTCCACAAACAGGAAAAAGAGGACGATCACCGCGCTGAAGAAATTCAGCGATTCATAGATGTTGGTGATCGGCATGAACTGAGCCGCCGTTCCCCTTATGATAAGCCCGATTATCTGCATGGTAAGGCCGAGGAGGAGTATGATGTTTCCCGCCTGGGCAAGTTTTCCTGTGCGTTTCCAGAAAGAAAGAAAATAAATGATCATGGAAACGCCGTAACCGACAAAAGCGCCGTAGAAAAGATTGACATCTATAGAATTGCTCATTGCCTCTCTCCAGTTTTACTGCCGTTTCCGGCATTGTTCTTGATACAGTGTTTTATCCAGTTCCGGAAAGGTTCAGTATCACCT
It includes:
- the ccsB gene encoding c-type cytochrome biogenesis protein CcsB, whose translation is MSNSIDVNLFYGAFVGYGVSMIIYFLSFWKRTGKLAQAGNIILLLGLTMQIIGLIIRGTAAQFMPITNIYESLNFFSAVIVLFFLFVEWKLKNRVFGVFILPVVFLLMAFSSLPSTSKEVVPLIPALQSQWLVWHVVLSFIGEAAFAVAFGSGLMYLILERAKEDSFPARTFPDLETLDTLTYRAIAFGFPIFTLGALIFGAVWAKYAWGDYWSWDPKETWALITWIVYALFLHVRVVRGWKGRATALIAVIGFIVTLFTLFGVNYLISGLHSYA